The Helicobacter cetorum MIT 00-7128 region GTGTAGATAAAGAAAATCACTCTATCGCACTTTCTCGCAAACGCTTTTTTGAAATTAATGATAAGCGCCAACTTGAAATTTCTAAAAAACTATTGGAAAGTCAAGAGCCGATTTTGGGCATAGTAAGACAGATTACAAGCTTTGGTATTTTTGTAGAAGTGGAGGGTATTGAGGGATTAGTGCATTATTCTGAAATCAGCCACAAAGGTCCCGTAAACCCTGAAAAGTATTATAAAGAGGGCGATGAAGTTTATGTCAAAGCTATTGCTTATGACGAAGAAAAAAGACGCCTCTCTCTTTCAATCAAAGCCACTACCGAAGACCCATGGGAAGAAATCCAAGATAAACTCAAGCCCGGCTATGCCATTAAGGTTGTGGTAAGCAACATTGAAGATTATGGCGCTTTTGTAGATATTGGTAATGATATTGAGGGCTTTTTACATGTTTCTGAAATTTCTTGGGATAAGAATGTTAAGCACCCTAACAAATACCTAAGCGTAGGACAAGAAATTGATGTAAAAATCATTGAAATTGACTCTAAAAATCGCCGCTTAAGAGTGTCTTTAAAACAACTCACTAACAGACCTTTTGATGATTTTGAGGCTAAGTATCAAGTAGGCGATGTCTTAGAGGGTAAAGTTGCTACTTTAACTGATTTTGGAGCTTTCTTGGATTTAGGTGGTGTAGATGGCTTATTGCATAACCATGATGCTTTTTGGGATAAAGACAAAAAGTGCAAAGACCACTATAATGTTGGCGATGTGCTTAAAGTAAAAATTCTTAAAATCAATAAAAAAGACAAGAAAATCTCTTTAAGCTCTAAACATTTGATGCCTTCACCCACTGAAGAATTCGCCCAAAAGCACAAAATAGACGACATCATTAAGGGCAAAGTGGTTAGCATTAAAGATTTTGGTGTGTTTGTCCATGCTGATGGTATTGATATACTTATCAAGAATGAAGACTTAAGCCCTTTGAAAAAAGAAGAAGTTCAAATGGGCGAAGAAATCACAAGCGTGATTGTTGCCATTGAAAAATCCAACAATAAAGTGCGTGCTTCTGTGCATCGTTTGGAGCGTAAAAAAGAAAAAGAAGAATTGCAAGCCTTTAATGCAAGCGATGACAAGATGACCTTGGGTGATATTCTTAAAGAAAAACTTTAAGAGTATTAAAAGAGCATGAGATTTAAAACAACTCTTGTTCTTATCTCTCTAGCCATTGCTCTTGGCTCCTTAGCCTATTTATTTTTGCATCTTAATAAAGAGATTCCTCCAACCTCTCCAATCAGTCAAGCAAAAAAGCCAAGAGAACCCAAAATTATAAAGACAATTGATGATATTCTTTTAGAAGACCCTGATTTTGATGACGATAAATCATCTAATGACACACTTTCAAAATCCCCCACAAATTATCCTGTTGTAGAACGCCACTTTGAAGTCTCTTTTGATAAACATGCGTTTCAAAGCTCTAAACTGCTTGTTAAAGATTTAGAAGAATACCAATTTTTATGTTTAAAAGAAATCTTAAAGCAAGAAAAGATTGAATTTGCCTACGATAACACTCCCAAACAATCCAACATGATAATTTATTTAGATGATTCTAAACGAGAACGCCTTTTAGAAGACTTGAAATATTACAAAATACGCTATCATGCCATTCCATAAAATCTTAAAGGAATTTTTATGTATCAAGTAGCCATTTGCGACCCAATTCACACTAAGGGCATTGAGCTTTTAGAAGCTCAAAAAGATATTATCTTGCATGATTATTCTGCATGCCCTAAAACAGAGCTTTTAGAAAAGCTTATCCCTATGGATGCCCTTATTACTCGTAGTATGACCCCTATTACAAGCGATTTTTTAAGTCCTTTAACTAATTTAAAATCCATTGTAAGAGCGGGTGTGGGCGTGGATAATATTGATTTGGAAAGCTGTTCTCAAAAAGGTATTGTGGTCATGAATATTCCTACCGCTAACACCATTGCTGCAGTAGAATTGACTATGGCGCATATCATTAATGCAGTGCGAACATTTCCTGGCGCTAATGAACAAATCAAACACCAGAGATTGTGGAAACGAGAAGATTGGTATGGCACAGAATTAAAAGGTAAAAAACTAGGCATTATTGGCTTTGGAAATATTGGCTCAAGGGTGGGCATTAGAGCCAAAGCTTTTGAAATGGAAGTTCTAGCCTATGACCCTTATATCCCTTCTTCAAAAGCCACTGACTTGGGGGCGATTTATACGAAAAATTTTGAAGATATTTTACAATGCGATAT contains the following coding sequences:
- a CDS encoding 30S ribosomal protein S1, whose amino-acid sequence is MSKVDNQVISDEDEDFVTLFEKQEEALENGTIKEGLIVSINENDGYAMVSVGGKTEGRLPLNEITDEHGKLKYHKNDSIVVHVSERGERPNVSHKKAITQQKVISKIQELGDGYKDVIIEGKIVAKNKGGYIVESEGVEYFLSRALSSLRHDANHIGKRIKACITRVDKENHSIALSRKRFFEINDKRQLEISKKLLESQEPILGIVRQITSFGIFVEVEGIEGLVHYSEISHKGPVNPEKYYKEGDEVYVKAIAYDEEKRRLSLSIKATTEDPWEEIQDKLKPGYAIKVVVSNIEDYGAFVDIGNDIEGFLHVSEISWDKNVKHPNKYLSVGQEIDVKIIEIDSKNRRLRVSLKQLTNRPFDDFEAKYQVGDVLEGKVATLTDFGAFLDLGGVDGLLHNHDAFWDKDKKCKDHYNVGDVLKVKILKINKKDKKISLSSKHLMPSPTEEFAQKHKIDDIIKGKVVSIKDFGVFVHADGIDILIKNEDLSPLKKEEVQMGEEITSVIVAIEKSNNKVRASVHRLERKKEKEELQAFNASDDKMTLGDILKEKL